From Sporosarcina sp. Marseille-Q4943, the proteins below share one genomic window:
- a CDS encoding DUF2268 domain-containing putative Zn-dependent protease (predicted Zn-dependent protease with a strongly conserved HExxH motif), with product MVQVKQITPAKLLINRNSLEEYLKEEFSELVSENTWITEWKQLVQRFQLLKFKELSETEIKSLEWDCDDIERIVHKTFHNVSQFLSFKGMRITVVPAFLLPYFQEQPQSLWTNAFTNGPGNVIIAIPPRPDIDFLQYLLAHECHHASSENPIYHLSLSTFTLEQWYKMEGTAEYFALSLYPDKRWWKDNLPTEMETRYWNECKDHLKSTDDTVKGSLCFGSRKKGIPVFAGYSFALKVVSNYVSTNHLKDVRELFSVEPSVLLECYAKKYSIS from the coding sequence GTGGTCCAAGTTAAACAGATAACTCCGGCAAAACTTTTAATAAACCGTAATTCGCTAGAAGAGTATTTAAAGGAAGAGTTTAGTGAATTAGTTTCCGAAAATACTTGGATTACCGAATGGAAACAGTTGGTTCAACGTTTTCAGTTACTCAAATTTAAGGAGCTATCTGAAACTGAAATTAAAAGCCTTGAATGGGATTGTGACGATATAGAAAGGATTGTCCATAAAACTTTTCATAATGTGAGCCAATTTCTGTCCTTCAAGGGGATGCGTATTACAGTAGTACCTGCCTTCCTGTTGCCATATTTTCAAGAACAGCCTCAATCCCTCTGGACCAACGCTTTTACGAACGGTCCAGGCAACGTAATTATCGCGATACCTCCTCGACCAGATATTGATTTTCTTCAATACCTACTAGCCCACGAATGTCATCACGCAAGTTCAGAGAACCCTATCTATCATTTATCCCTTTCTACATTTACATTAGAACAGTGGTATAAAATGGAGGGAACAGCAGAGTATTTTGCTCTCTCTTTGTATCCAGATAAGAGATGGTGGAAAGATAACCTTCCAACTGAGATGGAGACAAGGTATTGGAATGAATGTAAGGACCATCTTAAATCAACAGACGATACCGTAAAGGGATCTTTATGTTTTGGGAGCAGGAAAAAAGGAATACCTGTTTTCGCAGGGTATTCATTCGCATTAAAAGTAGTATCGAATTATGTATCAACTAACCATCTAAAAGATGTAAGGGAATTATTTTCGGTCGAGCCTTCTGTATTATTGGAGTGTTATGCAAAAAAATACTCAATTAGCTAA
- a CDS encoding metallophosphoesterase family protein has product MKLKLAGLIAIVFAVLFSTSLINSSVLGKTNENKKLQFNSDGKYKIVQFNDIQDDEDIDSRTIELMNTVLDKEKPDLAILNGDMLNADMDTAEEVRQAIHNIAQPMEERGIHWAVTFGNHDEDHTPKTGMTEEDMLDVYMSYRHNVNKPGPKGITGTGNTNLAINNSKNTEPAFNIWLFDSGRYAPEEIAGQDFKGYQTWDWLRHDQVQWYYETSKKLEQTTGHKVPSLAFMHIPLPEFEYMWYASPSERTEESHLKAVEKHTITGEKNECVCSGPFNSGMFAAMLERGDVKGVFSGHDHINTYVGDYYGIQLGYAGNAGFGTYGLGGEEDNRLRGARIFNLDENDVDVLVDTKMLFAKDYGIQ; this is encoded by the coding sequence ATGAAACTAAAATTAGCAGGTTTAATTGCCATTGTTTTTGCTGTACTTTTTAGTACGAGCCTCATTAATTCCTCAGTTCTCGGAAAAACAAATGAGAATAAAAAGCTGCAGTTCAACTCAGATGGCAAGTATAAGATTGTACAGTTTAACGATATTCAGGATGACGAGGATATCGATTCCCGAACGATAGAATTAATGAATACGGTACTTGATAAGGAGAAACCGGATTTAGCTATTTTAAATGGTGACATGTTGAATGCTGACATGGATACAGCGGAAGAAGTGAGACAAGCCATACATAACATTGCACAACCAATGGAAGAGAGAGGCATCCACTGGGCAGTTACGTTCGGCAACCACGATGAAGATCACACACCAAAGACCGGCATGACTGAAGAAGATATGCTAGATGTTTACATGTCCTATAGGCACAATGTAAACAAACCGGGCCCTAAAGGTATTACTGGAACCGGAAACACAAACTTGGCCATTAATAACTCTAAAAATACAGAGCCGGCATTTAACATTTGGCTATTTGACAGCGGCAGATATGCGCCAGAAGAAATCGCAGGACAAGATTTTAAAGGATACCAAACATGGGATTGGCTCCGCCACGATCAAGTGCAGTGGTATTATGAAACGTCAAAGAAATTGGAGCAAACAACTGGACATAAAGTTCCTTCATTGGCATTCATGCATATTCCTCTCCCGGAATTTGAATATATGTGGTATGCAAGTCCATCTGAACGAACAGAAGAAAGCCATCTGAAAGCAGTGGAAAAACATACTATTACAGGTGAAAAGAATGAATGTGTATGTTCGGGTCCTTTTAACAGCGGAATGTTTGCTGCTATGTTAGAAAGAGGCGATGTGAAAGGTGTCTTTTCTGGTCATGACCATATTAATACATATGTTGGTGACTATTATGGGATCCAATTAGGCTACGCAGGAAACGCTGGATTTGGCACCTATGGCCTTGGCGGGGAGGAAGACAACAGGCTCCGTGGTGCACGGATATTTAACCTAGATGAAAATGATGTAGATGTACTTGTTGACACAAAAATGCTTTTTGCTAAAGATTATGGAATACAATAA
- a CDS encoding DMT family transporter, protein MNKWLLGFLVLLTTSLMGSAFTIGKIGLAYATPIMLVALRFLIAGVIMAIIVKCLKFAHPKQVSDWLKIALIGAFQTAGVMGCIFVSLRTITAGQSSILTFTNPLLVVIFGTLFMKVSYSRRQWFGVILGFAGVCITLGAQVDVQIGTLYGFLSAISWAAGTLLIKKWGGPINTWVLTAYQMLFGGLILFVGSFLLEEPSFQITPLSIAILLWLAFMASIVQFAVWFYLLQKGDPGKTSAFLFLAPFFGVLTGWLLLDEAIAWNVIVGGVCIFIGIFMVNWTAKLK, encoded by the coding sequence ATGAACAAGTGGCTATTGGGCTTTTTAGTCCTATTGACAACATCATTAATGGGGTCTGCTTTTACAATCGGAAAGATTGGATTGGCTTACGCTACACCGATCATGTTGGTTGCACTGCGTTTCCTCATAGCAGGGGTCATTATGGCGATTATTGTAAAGTGTTTAAAGTTCGCTCATCCGAAACAGGTGTCGGATTGGCTGAAGATAGCGCTCATTGGAGCTTTTCAAACGGCGGGTGTCATGGGATGTATCTTCGTCAGCTTACGCACGATTACAGCGGGGCAATCATCCATCTTAACTTTTACGAATCCACTTTTAGTTGTCATATTTGGAACCCTTTTCATGAAAGTGTCGTATAGTCGGCGGCAGTGGTTCGGTGTCATTTTAGGTTTTGCTGGCGTATGTATTACGCTCGGGGCACAGGTGGACGTTCAAATTGGAACACTTTATGGCTTTCTATCGGCCATTTCCTGGGCTGCCGGAACGTTATTGATCAAAAAGTGGGGCGGTCCTATTAATACATGGGTGTTAACAGCTTATCAGATGTTGTTTGGTGGTTTGATTTTGTTCGTTGGCAGTTTCCTATTGGAGGAACCTTCGTTTCAAATTACTCCTTTATCGATTGCCATTTTATTATGGTTGGCATTCATGGCTTCAATCGTACAATTTGCCGTCTGGTTTTACCTTTTACAGAAAGGCGACCCAGGCAAGACAAGTGCATTCTTGTTTTTAGCCCCATTTTTCGGCGTTCTCACGGGTTGGTTATTACTGGATGAAGCGATTGCATGGAACGTAATAGTTGGTGGCGTTTGTATATTTATCGGCATCTTCATGGTGAATTGGACGGCTAAGTTAAAGTAG
- a CDS encoding DinB family protein gives MLYELFEYNWQVRDEWIEWCESLPNEELTKIRTGGMESILYNLFHVIDCEQIWINQLQETPVIQKNMKTITALGEIKEYSSQTKKVSESFIKKFEKSNERRLFTFTSKSGENKQWTYDKVLYHIITHEIHHIGQISIWAREIGIKPISSDLIFRDIEGI, from the coding sequence ATGTTATATGAATTATTTGAATACAATTGGCAAGTTAGAGACGAATGGATTGAATGGTGTGAAAGTCTTCCTAACGAAGAGCTTACTAAGATACGGACTGGTGGCATGGAAAGCATACTTTATAACTTATTCCATGTGATCGATTGTGAACAAATATGGATTAATCAACTACAAGAAACACCAGTTATCCAAAAAAACATGAAGACAATAACAGCTTTGGGTGAAATTAAAGAGTATTCTAGCCAAACGAAAAAAGTAAGTGAGAGTTTTATTAAAAAGTTTGAAAAAAGCAATGAAAGAAGACTATTTACCTTTACTTCGAAAAGTGGTGAGAATAAGCAATGGACTTACGACAAGGTGCTGTATCATATTATTACTCATGAAATACACCATATAGGTCAAATATCTATCTGGGCTAGAGAAATTGGAATAAAACCAATTTCATCAGATTTGATTTTTAGAGATATTGAAGGAATTTAA
- a CDS encoding NUDIX domain-containing protein, translating to MKKIDDLKAGVAVIILNQENQVLLQKRADVGLWGIPSGHVEIGETVSEAVMREVKEETNLDIRIKKLIGVYSDPESQVFNYPNGKTVHFITTCFLAEITGGELKCNSDESLEIKFFAQDNLPEDLLTMHPQWLEDALSKKEAAFIR from the coding sequence TTGAAGAAAATTGATGATTTAAAAGCTGGAGTCGCTGTCATTATTTTGAATCAAGAGAATCAAGTTCTCTTACAAAAAAGAGCTGATGTAGGCTTGTGGGGAATCCCTTCAGGACATGTGGAGATTGGTGAAACAGTGTCTGAAGCAGTCATGAGAGAAGTAAAAGAAGAGACAAATTTAGATATAAGAATTAAAAAGCTGATCGGTGTTTATTCCGATCCGGAGTCACAAGTTTTCAATTATCCAAATGGCAAGACGGTGCATTTTATAACGACTTGTTTTCTTGCTGAAATTACAGGTGGGGAACTTAAGTGTAATTCAGATGAATCGCTTGAAATTAAATTTTTTGCACAGGACAACTTACCAGAAGATTTGTTAACAATGCACCCTCAATGGTTAGAGGATGCTCTTTCAAAAAAGGAAGCGGCATTTATTCGTTGA
- a CDS encoding N-acetyltransferase, whose amino-acid sequence MNNVLIAKMNSSDFEVYYEDKLIRYAEVLEENIHEVGDSGESRAKQQLASLLPKGFYTNNHCFYNIYLNDLVIGYVWMKLDSQKRSAFLYEIYILEDYRSKGYGKQVMTLIEQVLVDEAIIYFKLHVFGSNQKALKFYEEIEFEVFGINMVKNL is encoded by the coding sequence TTGAATAACGTATTAATCGCCAAGATGAACTCTTCTGATTTTGAAGTTTACTATGAGGACAAATTAATAAGATATGCAGAAGTATTAGAGGAAAACATTCACGAGGTCGGAGACTCAGGGGAGAGTAGAGCTAAACAACAATTAGCATCTTTGCTGCCTAAAGGGTTTTATACTAATAACCATTGTTTTTATAATATCTATTTGAATGATTTAGTCATTGGTTATGTGTGGATGAAATTAGATTCGCAGAAACGAAGTGCTTTTCTATACGAAATTTACATTTTAGAAGATTACAGATCTAAGGGGTACGGAAAACAAGTTATGACATTAATTGAGCAAGTTCTAGTTGACGAAGCCATTATTTATTTTAAGTTGCATGTTTTTGGGTCTAATCAAAAAGCATTAAAATTCTATGAAGAAATTGAGTTTGAAGTTTTCGGGATAAATATGGTTAAAAACCTTTAA
- a CDS encoding DUF6366 family protein: MSRNNETPEVRRERLRQRELKHPSSSIHGSNLSDLVGGLGWKGTGIIILLLILAVVINSVFFR, translated from the coding sequence TTGAGCAGAAATAACGAAACTCCCGAAGTAAGAAGGGAAAGACTTAGACAAAGAGAATTAAAACATCCATCAAGCAGTATTCACGGAAGTAACCTGTCTGATTTGGTCGGTGGTTTAGGTTGGAAGGGTACTGGCATAATAATTCTTTTATTAATCTTAGCCGTTGTAATAAATTCTGTTTTCTTCCGCTAA
- a CDS encoding alpha/beta fold hydrolase → MEVLSKGYKGKTVIILTGMGCSFDEWYNITEVIGETNRVLMFHRPGLGESEIGNEPRNTEAVVEELLDLLLVLAITEPIILVGHSYGGLCAQHFVKSHPQKVAGLVLVDSTSEDLRELDELSLPVLNNDDTDKIWLEKCKSYSSMEKEQLKRLINPSIPEKLKSIPEKVQQRLLDFLVRPSLFKAMYSEISNWKKDAEMIKSIETTLNVPLIVLGRDKEFSIRLEMQDGLPEEELRVFEEKWEELITRQGNLSNDNKILFVNGSTHSIHIDRPDIVIQSISEIVNKYK, encoded by the coding sequence ATGGAAGTTCTCAGCAAAGGTTACAAAGGAAAAACGGTTATCATACTCACAGGGATGGGCTGTTCTTTTGATGAATGGTACAACATTACAGAGGTAATAGGTGAAACAAATAGAGTACTTATGTTTCACAGACCTGGACTCGGTGAAAGCGAAATTGGGAACGAACCTCGTAACACAGAGGCTGTCGTTGAAGAATTACTTGATTTATTGCTGGTTCTTGCAATAACAGAGCCTATTATTTTGGTTGGTCATTCATATGGGGGATTGTGTGCACAACACTTTGTTAAAAGTCATCCTCAAAAGGTTGCAGGATTAGTGTTAGTGGATTCCACTTCGGAGGATTTACGTGAGTTAGATGAGTTAAGTTTACCTGTATTGAATAATGATGATACAGATAAAATCTGGTTAGAGAAATGTAAATCTTATTCCTCGATGGAAAAAGAGCAGTTAAAGAGATTGATAAACCCTAGTATTCCAGAAAAGTTAAAATCAATTCCTGAAAAGGTTCAACAAAGATTATTAGATTTTCTAGTAAGACCTTCTCTATTCAAAGCGATGTATTCTGAAATAAGCAATTGGAAAAAAGATGCCGAGATGATTAAGTCCATAGAAACGACTCTGAATGTGCCGCTAATTGTGTTAGGAAGAGATAAAGAGTTTAGCATTAGATTGGAGATGCAAGATGGACTACCAGAAGAAGAATTAAGGGTCTTTGAAGAAAAATGGGAAGAACTCATTACAAGACAGGGCAACCTTTCAAACGATAATAAGATACTATTCGTCAATGGTTCAACCCATTCTATACACATTGATAGACCGGACATTGTCATTCAATCAATTTCTGAGATTGTGAATAAATATAAGTAA
- a CDS encoding tRNA-dihydrouridine synthase yields the protein MSNEDNFWLDLPKPFFILAPMEDVTDVVFRHVISEAARPDVFFTEFTNTESYCHPEGRDSVRGRLTFTEDEQPIVAHIWGDKPEFFKQMSIDMKKLGFRGIDLNMGCPVQNVAANGKGAGLIRRPEVAAEIIQAAKAGGLPVSVKTRLGYIEVDEWREWLGHVLKQDIANLSIHLRTRKEMSKVAAHWELIPEIKKLRDEIAPNTLLTINGDIPDRATGMKLVEQYGVDGVMIGRGVFSNPFAFEKEPREHSVKEYLDLLLLQLDLHDKYSTEDEPRPFKPLLRFFKIYIRGFRGAAELRNDLMNTKSTDEVRRLVKEVMERELD from the coding sequence ATGAGTAACGAAGATAATTTTTGGCTAGATTTACCGAAGCCGTTTTTTATATTAGCGCCAATGGAAGATGTGACAGACGTTGTGTTTCGTCACGTCATCAGTGAAGCGGCACGACCTGACGTATTTTTCACGGAGTTTACGAATACGGAGAGCTACTGCCATCCAGAAGGAAGAGACAGTGTGCGCGGTCGCTTGACGTTCACGGAAGATGAACAGCCGATTGTCGCCCATATTTGGGGCGATAAGCCTGAGTTCTTTAAACAGATGAGCATCGATATGAAAAAACTCGGTTTCCGTGGCATCGATTTAAACATGGGATGCCCAGTGCAAAACGTTGCAGCAAACGGAAAAGGCGCCGGATTAATACGCCGACCGGAAGTTGCGGCAGAGATCATTCAAGCGGCTAAAGCCGGTGGATTGCCAGTCAGCGTGAAAACAAGACTAGGGTACATCGAAGTCGATGAATGGCGCGAATGGTTAGGACATGTATTGAAGCAAGACATTGCAAACTTGTCCATTCACTTGCGTACACGAAAAGAAATGAGTAAAGTAGCTGCCCATTGGGAACTCATTCCTGAAATCAAAAAATTACGGGATGAAATAGCTCCAAATACGTTGTTAACGATCAACGGCGATATTCCTGACCGCGCAACAGGCATGAAACTAGTCGAACAATACGGCGTTGATGGCGTCATGATCGGCCGCGGCGTATTCTCGAATCCATTCGCTTTCGAGAAAGAACCGAGAGAGCATAGTGTGAAAGAGTATCTGGATTTACTGCTTTTACAATTGGATTTGCACGATAAATATTCAACAGAAGACGAACCGCGTCCTTTCAAACCGCTTCTTCGCTTTTTCAAGATTTATATTCGCGGATTTAGAGGCGCTGCTGAATTGAGAAACGATTTGATGAATACGAAATCGACGGATGAGGTACGGCGTTTAGTGAAGGAAGTCATGGAAAGGGAATTGGATTAA
- a CDS encoding multidrug efflux SMR transporter yields MSYLYLALSISLELIGTSLLKASEGFSKLFPTLGVIVAFISCFFFLSLSLKTIPLNTAYAIWSGIGIVATVIISVIIWKEKINLASIIGITLILVGVTILNLFGPGHNESSSADKTSEPSVGISDSTHN; encoded by the coding sequence ATGTCTTATCTATATTTAGCACTTTCTATATCTCTAGAGCTTATTGGCACATCATTGTTAAAAGCCTCTGAGGGATTTTCGAAACTATTCCCGACACTCGGGGTTATCGTAGCTTTCATTAGCTGCTTTTTCTTTTTATCGTTGTCGCTGAAAACTATTCCTTTAAATACTGCCTATGCCATTTGGTCAGGAATTGGAATTGTTGCGACGGTAATTATTTCAGTTATTATTTGGAAAGAAAAAATTAACTTGGCTAGCATTATAGGAATAACACTTATACTTGTTGGAGTGACAATCTTGAACTTATTTGGACCGGGGCATAACGAATCGAGTAGTGCCGATAAAACAAGTGAACCTTCAGTAGGTATAAGTGATAGTACGCATAACTGA
- a CDS encoding GNAT family N-acetyltransferase — MELVIERAKHTDAEKLVKIFHAAYSANEKLGFPSSASKVEAEEVREWINNMMIYIGKEKRTNIIIGTIRLKYSEEWQCYVLSRLAVNPSHRGKGIATKLMKYGESKLLKMGEKRIRLTVAKTHPYLPKMYSEKGYEIVGERIFQELPYDELIMEKLL; from the coding sequence ATGGAACTGGTTATTGAAAGGGCAAAACATACTGATGCTGAAAAATTAGTGAAAATTTTTCATGCCGCATACTCGGCAAATGAGAAATTGGGGTTTCCTTCTAGTGCATCCAAGGTTGAGGCCGAAGAAGTTAGAGAATGGATCAACAACATGATGATATACATAGGGAAAGAAAAACGTACAAACATCATCATTGGTACTATACGGTTAAAATACAGTGAAGAGTGGCAGTGTTATGTGCTAAGTAGATTGGCTGTGAATCCATCTCACAGGGGAAAGGGGATTGCAACAAAGTTAATGAAGTACGGGGAAAGTAAACTTTTAAAGATGGGAGAAAAGAGAATTAGATTAACGGTAGCTAAAACTCATCCCTATTTACCCAAGATGTATAGTGAAAAAGGATATGAAATTGTGGGAGAACGCATATTTCAAGAACTTCCATATGACGAACTTATTATGGAGAAGTTATTGTAG
- the sstT gene encoding serine/threonine transporter SstT, producing the protein MKNLVTKWNQVSLVKRIVIGIIVGVILALTVPNAASGVSILGSLFVGALKAVAPVLVLFLVMHAIAAHKSGTKTNMKSILGLYAIGTLLAGAVAVVASFMFPVTLTLATGAEDLSPPEGIVEVLQTLLFNLVANPIDALINANYLGILMWAIVLGLALKHAKQSTKDMLGSFSDAITKVVQWVINLAPFGIMGLVFSSIVSTGFSALLVYGRLILILVGCMLFIAFVVNPLIVYVYTRKNPYPLVFMVLRESGITAFFTRSSAANIPVNMKLAEKLGLDEDTYAVSIPLGATINMAGAAVTIAVLTLATVHTLGIEVDILTSLMLCVVAAVSAAGASGVAGGSLLLIPLACSLFGVPNDIAMQVVGVGFIIGVIQDSCETALNSSSDVLFTATAEYAKERKEGKEVSMQSSFKFQKM; encoded by the coding sequence ATGAAAAATTTAGTTACTAAATGGAATCAAGTGAGTCTAGTAAAAAGGATCGTTATTGGGATTATTGTTGGTGTGATTTTAGCTTTAACCGTTCCCAATGCAGCTAGTGGGGTATCCATTCTAGGTTCGTTATTTGTCGGTGCATTGAAAGCGGTTGCACCTGTATTAGTTTTATTCTTAGTGATGCATGCGATAGCCGCCCATAAGAGTGGTACGAAAACGAACATGAAATCGATACTTGGACTATATGCGATCGGTACATTGCTAGCTGGGGCTGTCGCAGTAGTTGCAAGCTTTATGTTCCCAGTTACACTAACACTGGCAACAGGAGCAGAAGACCTTTCTCCTCCAGAAGGTATTGTGGAAGTTTTGCAGACATTACTATTTAACCTAGTTGCAAATCCAATTGATGCATTAATCAATGCCAACTATCTAGGTATCTTAATGTGGGCAATTGTTTTGGGACTTGCTTTAAAACATGCAAAACAAAGTACGAAAGATATGCTAGGTAGTTTTTCGGATGCCATCACGAAAGTGGTACAATGGGTCATTAATTTGGCGCCGTTCGGGATTATGGGTCTTGTTTTTAGTTCAATTGTATCGACTGGTTTTTCTGCTTTACTAGTTTACGGTAGATTAATACTGATTTTAGTCGGATGCATGTTGTTTATCGCATTTGTCGTGAATCCGCTCATTGTATATGTTTATACGCGCAAAAATCCATATCCACTTGTTTTCATGGTGTTAAGAGAAAGTGGAATCACCGCATTCTTTACACGTAGTTCTGCTGCAAATATTCCAGTCAATATGAAATTAGCAGAAAAACTTGGTTTAGATGAGGATACTTATGCAGTCTCAATCCCACTAGGTGCAACAATCAATATGGCCGGTGCGGCTGTTACGATTGCGGTATTAACTCTTGCAACTGTTCATACGCTTGGAATTGAAGTGGACATTTTGACTTCGCTTATGCTGTGTGTTGTGGCGGCGGTCTCTGCAGCAGGCGCATCAGGTGTTGCAGGTGGATCACTTTTACTTATTCCACTCGCATGTAGTTTATTTGGAGTTCCCAATGATATTGCAATGCAAGTTGTAGGCGTTGGGTTTATCATCGGGGTTATTCAAGATTCTTGTGAAACTGCATTGAATTCATCTTCTGACGTACTGTTTACAGCTACAGCTGAATACGCGAAAGAACGTAAAGAAGGTAAAGAGGTTTCTATGCAATCTTCTTTTAAGTTCCAAAAGATGTAA
- a CDS encoding NRDE family protein codes for MCLINFHFQNHPNYRLIVAANRDEFYERPTAPAHFWEDKPYLLAGRDLSQRGTWLGVTKNGRFAALTNYRDASEQTKDVRSRGEIVTGFLDSTVAAAEFLTSLQQKRAEYAGFNVIVGTADELFYYSNIENEVKKILPGTHGLSNHFLDTPWPKVVKGKTGIRKLVEQNRVIELEELFDVLQDAEPFPDEQLPNTGVGEQWERVLSPLFIKSDQYGTRSSTVLLIDHENNITFVERTYRDGEFIEDHTFSFLME; via the coding sequence ATGTGTTTGATTAATTTTCATTTCCAGAACCATCCGAATTACCGATTGATCGTAGCAGCAAACCGGGACGAGTTTTATGAGCGCCCGACTGCTCCGGCACATTTTTGGGAAGATAAGCCCTATCTGTTGGCGGGGAGGGATTTATCACAGCGTGGGACATGGCTCGGTGTCACGAAAAACGGTCGTTTTGCGGCATTGACCAATTACAGGGATGCTTCTGAACAAACGAAAGACGTCCGGTCCCGCGGTGAGATCGTGACCGGTTTCCTCGATTCTACTGTGGCAGCCGCTGAATTTCTGACATCCTTGCAACAGAAGCGAGCCGAGTATGCCGGTTTTAATGTAATTGTCGGCACTGCAGATGAGTTGTTCTATTACTCCAATATTGAAAATGAAGTGAAGAAGATTCTTCCGGGGACTCATGGACTGTCCAACCATTTTCTCGACACGCCGTGGCCGAAGGTGGTAAAAGGGAAAACAGGTATCCGAAAGCTCGTCGAACAAAACCGCGTCATCGAGCTAGAAGAACTATTCGATGTGCTGCAGGATGCCGAACCGTTTCCGGACGAGCAACTTCCCAATACGGGAGTCGGCGAACAATGGGAACGGGTACTCTCTCCCCTATTCATCAAATCGGATCAGTACGGCACTCGCTCCTCGACAGTCCTGCTCATCGATCACGAGAATAACATCACCTTCGTGGAACGGACGTATCGGGACGGAGAATTTATTGAAGACCATACATTCTCGTTTCTGATGGAGTAA